A region from the Bacteroidales bacterium genome encodes:
- a CDS encoding response regulator transcription factor has translation MISIIIIDDEQKARETIMNILKRAGLDHEIIGEAETLASGFDLINQKKPDLVLLDINLPDGNGFDLLGRFEKINFRVIFITAYEEYAIKAFKFSALDYILKPFKASDLVGAVEKAREIIIGEKSELRFRTLLSNLDKLRKIVLRTAESMHVINIKDIVRLEADCNYTIFYLANGDKHLVSRTLKDYEELLEDSGFFRTHQSHLVNLDHILRYEKSDGGYLVMDDHSIVQISSRKKEALFRIFEGLG, from the coding sequence ATGATCTCAATTATCATCATTGACGACGAACAAAAAGCCCGCGAAACAATCATGAATATTCTGAAACGCGCAGGTTTGGATCATGAAATTATCGGAGAAGCCGAAACGCTTGCTTCAGGCTTTGATCTGATCAACCAAAAAAAACCAGACCTTGTGCTTCTTGATATCAATTTGCCCGATGGTAATGGTTTTGACTTGCTTGGCAGGTTTGAGAAAATTAATTTCCGGGTAATCTTCATTACTGCTTATGAAGAATATGCCATCAAGGCTTTCAAGTTCAGCGCACTCGATTACATTCTTAAACCTTTCAAGGCATCTGATCTTGTTGGAGCTGTTGAAAAAGCCCGTGAAATAATCATAGGTGAAAAATCAGAACTCAGGTTTAGGACACTTTTAAGCAATCTTGATAAGCTCAGGAAAATTGTTCTACGAACCGCCGAAAGTATGCATGTAATCAATATCAAAGACATTGTAAGGCTTGAAGCTGACTGCAATTATACAATATTCTACCTCGCAAATGGCGATAAACATTTGGTTTCCCGAACCTTAAAGGATTATGAAGAACTCCTGGAGGATTCAGGATTCTTCCGGACACATCAGTCTCACCTTGTCAACCTCGACCATATTCTGCGTTACGAAAAGAGTGATGGTGGTTATCTGGTAATGGATGATCATTCCATTGTGCAAATATCTTCAAGAAAAAAAGAAGCGCTCTTTAGAATTTTTGAAGGTCTGGGATAA